The following coding sequences are from one Lentimicrobiaceae bacterium window:
- the ung gene encoding uracil-DNA glycosylase has translation MSNSTPQIEEGWMKVLMPEFEAPYFSMLKDFLVNEKKTYAVYPPGSQIFAAFNHTPFDKVKVVILGQDPYHGIGQAHGMCFSVNHGVPKPPSLINIFKELESDLGIPPARSGNLLKWAEEGVFLLNAILTVRANQPASHQGRGWEMFTDAAIRALSEHKKGIIFLLWGAYAQAKQALINTENHYVLKAAHPSPLAAAKGFFGCRHFSKTNEILTELHQKPIDWRL, from the coding sequence ATGAGTAATAGCACACCCCAAATTGAAGAAGGCTGGATGAAAGTATTAATGCCTGAATTTGAAGCTCCTTATTTCAGTATGCTTAAGGATTTTTTGGTGAACGAAAAGAAAACTTATGCGGTGTATCCTCCCGGATCGCAAATATTTGCAGCCTTCAACCATACTCCTTTTGATAAGGTGAAGGTGGTAATTTTGGGGCAGGACCCTTATCATGGCATCGGGCAGGCACATGGAATGTGTTTTTCGGTAAACCACGGGGTTCCCAAGCCTCCTTCACTAATCAATATTTTTAAGGAACTCGAAAGCGACCTGGGAATTCCGCCTGCCAGAAGCGGTAATTTGCTGAAATGGGCGGAAGAAGGAGTTTTTCTTCTCAATGCTATTTTAACGGTAAGGGCAAACCAGCCTGCTTCGCACCAGGGAAGAGGTTGGGAGATGTTTACCGATGCTGCTATCCGTGCATTGTCCGAACATAAAAAAGGAATAATTTTTCTGTTGTGGGGTGCTTATGCACAGGCAAAACAAGCACTTATCAATACTGAAAATCACTATGTTTTAAAGGCAGCACATCCTTCTCCGCTGGCAGCAGCCAAAGGGTTCTTCGGTTGCAGGCATTTTTCAAAGACCAACGAAATTTTAACGGAATTGCACCAAAAACCCATTGATTGGAGATTGTAG
- a CDS encoding methionine aminotransferase produces the protein MEKFPGSFASKQPGLSTSIFAVMSGLANECNAINLSQGFPDFPISEKLISLVEKYMRKGMNQYAPMQGVLSLREGIAEKVKSTCNVEYDSVKEINITAGGTQAISSIIAAFIHPDDEALIFEPAYDSYAPSVILNGGIVKYVELRQPDFHIDWKEIKKMISNRTRMIILNTPHNPSGSIWKPEDMKELEKITQNTDIIILSDEVYEHLIFDGIRHESVCLYPELAQRSLIVGSFGKTFHTTGWKVGFVLAPENLMSEFRKVHQFVVFCVNTPVQHAYAEFIRDKDNYESLSSFYQQKRDLFAKLIQESRFKVVPCYGTYFQLLDYSRISEEKEFDFAVRLTKEYGLGSVPVSAFYHKGNENKLLRFCFAKTDETLEKSAEILCKI, from the coding sequence ATGGAGAAATTTCCAGGATCATTTGCTTCCAAACAACCCGGTTTATCTACTTCAATATTTGCCGTAATGTCAGGATTGGCAAACGAATGTAATGCTATTAATCTTTCGCAGGGTTTTCCGGATTTTCCTATTTCCGAAAAGTTAATTTCTCTTGTAGAAAAATACATGCGTAAAGGCATGAACCAATATGCCCCCATGCAGGGAGTTTTGTCTTTGCGGGAAGGAATAGCCGAAAAAGTGAAAAGCACCTGCAATGTAGAATACGACTCTGTAAAAGAGATAAATATCACTGCAGGAGGAACTCAGGCAATTTCCAGTATCATTGCTGCATTTATCCATCCGGACGACGAAGCACTAATTTTTGAACCGGCTTACGACAGCTATGCACCTTCGGTAATTCTCAACGGCGGAATTGTAAAATATGTTGAGTTAAGGCAACCTGATTTCCATATTGATTGGAAAGAAATCAAGAAAATGATTTCTAACCGTACCCGGATGATTATTCTGAACACCCCTCACAATCCATCAGGAAGTATTTGGAAGCCGGAAGACATGAAAGAATTGGAAAAAATTACTCAAAATACCGATATCATCATTTTAAGTGATGAAGTGTATGAACATCTTATTTTTGACGGCATACGCCACGAAAGTGTGTGTTTGTATCCGGAACTGGCGCAACGAAGTCTGATAGTGGGTTCCTTTGGTAAAACCTTCCACACCACCGGATGGAAAGTCGGTTTTGTACTTGCCCCTGAAAACCTGATGTCTGAATTCCGCAAGGTTCACCAGTTTGTGGTATTTTGTGTAAACACGCCCGTCCAGCATGCCTATGCCGAATTTATCCGCGATAAAGACAACTATGAAAGCCTTTCTTCGTTTTACCAACAAAAAAGAGATCTTTTTGCAAAACTGATTCAAGAAAGCAGGTTTAAAGTGGTTCCCTGTTATGGCACCTATTTCCAACTGCTCGACTACAGCCGCATTTCGGAAGAAAAGGAATTTGATTTTGCCGTAAGGCTTACCAAAGAATACGGATTAGGTTCGGTGCCGGTTTCGGCTTTCTATCATAAAGGAAATGAAAACAAACTGTTAAGGTTCTGTTTTGCCAAAACAGACGAAACATTGGAAAAATCAGCAGAAATATTATGCAAAATCTAA
- a CDS encoding EFR1 family ferrodoxin (N-terminal region resembles flavodoxins. C-terminal ferrodoxin region binds two 4Fe-4S clusters.) — translation MINQMLIYYFSGTGNARNVTRWLTEVATEKQIPVSAFDLAKIDRKNIPSPPQNAMLGFCGPTHGFNYPPVVMYFIFRFPKANGNTVFLVNTRAGMKLSRYFLPGLSGITLWLAAMVLWMKGYKIVGLRSIDLPSNWISLHPGLREKVVRSIHERCKRISEKFAGNIFSNKKDMHAFYDIIQDMIIAPVSIGYFFIGRFIFAKSFYANTSCDNCNVCIRNCPVKAIITVDKRPFWTYRCESCMRCMNECPKRAIETAHGFIIGILCFTNAMVIWYFWKLLSSINIIPGNSFTARLFSNILEMAITFAVVVLSYRLLHYLMRLPGFCEVMKYTSFTRYKFWRRYKGMKNS, via the coding sequence ATGATTAACCAGATGCTGATTTATTATTTCTCCGGAACAGGCAATGCCCGTAATGTTACACGCTGGCTGACCGAAGTTGCCACGGAAAAACAAATACCGGTATCGGCGTTTGACCTGGCTAAGATTGACCGTAAGAACATTCCTTCTCCACCCCAAAATGCGATGCTTGGATTTTGCGGACCTACCCATGGATTTAACTATCCGCCAGTGGTTATGTATTTCATCTTTCGTTTCCCGAAAGCCAACGGCAACACCGTATTCCTGGTAAACACCCGTGCCGGAATGAAATTATCCAGGTATTTCCTTCCCGGACTTAGTGGCATTACCCTGTGGCTTGCCGCGATGGTTTTATGGATGAAAGGATATAAAATTGTCGGTTTACGCTCTATTGACCTGCCGTCGAATTGGATTTCGCTGCATCCAGGCTTACGCGAAAAGGTTGTCCGGTCCATACACGAAAGGTGTAAACGCATCTCCGAAAAATTTGCCGGAAACATCTTCAGCAATAAAAAGGATATGCATGCTTTCTACGATATTATCCAGGATATGATTATTGCCCCGGTAAGCATAGGCTACTTTTTTATCGGACGCTTTATTTTTGCAAAATCCTTTTATGCCAACACCTCGTGCGACAATTGTAATGTTTGCATCCGGAACTGCCCGGTTAAAGCCATTATTACCGTGGATAAGCGTCCGTTTTGGACTTACCGGTGCGAAAGTTGTATGCGGTGCATGAACGAATGCCCCAAACGTGCCATCGAAACCGCACATGGTTTCATCATCGGGATTTTATGTTTTACCAATGCCATGGTGATCTGGTATTTCTGGAAACTGCTATCTTCTATCAACATTATCCCCGGCAATAGCTTTACCGCACGATTGTTTTCGAACATCCTGGAAATGGCAATCACTTTTGCCGTGGTGGTACTGAGCTATCGCCTGCTTCATTATCTGATGCGGCTTCCCGGCTTTTGCGAAGTGATGAAATATACCTCTTTTACCCGGTATAAGTTCTGGAGAAGATACAAAGGGATGAAAAATAGTTGA
- a CDS encoding metallophosphoesterase: MAASHDMQNQYRLVWTVTRSVLETQHFKQQRGKGQRKSRWQLFERLLAIFSFLLFLVGLRKRGFLHASHIQLNEVTLTYPDLPTEFHDYRILHLTDLHLDSLPGLEKLIANAIKKIKCDACVLTGDYRLKTHGAYRQILSPMQYIVSAAKVRDGIFATLGNHDTWMMVEPMEAMGIRILANESHFIERNGQKITFTGSDDPHYYYTDQAFQCLESAGDGFKIALVHSPELFDLAAENGYKLYLCGHTHGGQICLPGGKPLIRHLYNGKKYYKGLWQYKQMKGYTSEGCGTSGIPIRFNSHSEVTLFTLKRQ; encoded by the coding sequence TTGGCAGCTTCGCACGATATGCAAAACCAGTACCGCCTGGTATGGACGGTTACCCGCTCGGTACTCGAAACGCAGCATTTTAAGCAGCAGCGCGGAAAAGGTCAACGAAAAAGCCGTTGGCAACTCTTTGAACGACTACTGGCAATTTTTTCTTTTCTGCTTTTCCTGGTTGGCTTACGCAAAAGGGGCTTTTTGCATGCCTCCCACATCCAGTTGAACGAAGTAACCCTTACTTATCCCGACCTCCCTACTGAATTTCATGATTACCGTATCCTTCATCTTACCGACCTCCATCTCGATTCGCTTCCTGGTCTGGAAAAGCTTATTGCCAACGCCATCAAAAAAATAAAGTGCGATGCCTGTGTGCTTACCGGCGACTATCGTCTGAAAACGCATGGAGCATATCGTCAGATATTAAGTCCGATGCAGTATATCGTTTCTGCTGCGAAAGTCAGAGACGGGATTTTTGCCACCCTTGGTAACCACGATACCTGGATGATGGTAGAACCTATGGAAGCCATGGGGATTAGAATACTTGCCAATGAAAGTCATTTTATAGAACGTAACGGGCAGAAGATAACCTTTACCGGTTCCGACGACCCACATTATTATTATACCGATCAGGCTTTTCAATGTTTGGAATCTGCAGGAGATGGTTTTAAAATAGCTTTGGTACATTCTCCCGAATTGTTCGATCTTGCCGCCGAAAACGGTTACAAACTATATCTTTGCGGGCACACCCACGGCGGACAGATTTGTCTTCCGGGAGGCAAACCTCTTATCCGACACCTTTACAATGGCAAAAAGTATTACAAAGGTTTGTGGCAATACAAACAGATGAAAGGTTACACCAGCGAAGGTTGTGGTACTTCAGGTATTCCTATTCGTTTTAATTCCCATAGCGAAGTTACCCTTTTCACCCTAAAACGACAATGA
- a CDS encoding nitrilase family protein: MQNLTISIVQSDLFWENTQQNLDNFSEKISRIKVPTDLIVLPEMFSTGFTIEPENVAETMDGTAMQWLKNTALEKNCVTTGSLIIRENGNFYNRLVWMRPDGSYETYDKRHLFRMGNEHLRFSNGNKRLVTEINGWKIRPLICYDLRFPVWAKNSYSEGQYEYDLIIYVANWPGRRNFAWKHLLMARAIENQCYVAGINRIGTDVKGVAYQGNSIVLNFKGKPVIKLPPAVESIETVTLNYSKMQEFRNEFTVGLDWDGFEFKK, from the coding sequence ATGCAAAATCTAACCATCAGCATCGTTCAGAGCGACCTGTTTTGGGAAAATACCCAGCAGAACCTCGACAATTTTTCGGAAAAAATCAGCAGGATAAAAGTTCCAACCGATCTGATCGTTCTTCCCGAAATGTTTAGTACCGGTTTTACCATTGAACCGGAAAACGTAGCCGAAACAATGGATGGAACAGCCATGCAATGGCTGAAAAATACTGCTTTAGAAAAAAATTGTGTAACTACCGGAAGCCTCATCATCCGCGAAAACGGGAATTTTTATAACCGTTTGGTGTGGATGCGCCCTGATGGCTCGTACGAAACCTACGACAAACGGCATCTTTTCCGCATGGGAAACGAACACCTGCGTTTTTCAAATGGGAATAAACGCCTCGTTACCGAAATCAATGGCTGGAAAATCCGCCCGCTCATTTGTTACGATCTTCGTTTCCCTGTTTGGGCTAAAAATTCTTATTCCGAAGGACAATACGAATACGATTTAATCATTTACGTTGCCAACTGGCCCGGCAGACGCAATTTTGCTTGGAAACATCTTCTGATGGCACGCGCCATCGAAAATCAGTGTTATGTTGCCGGGATAAACAGAATAGGAACAGATGTAAAAGGAGTTGCCTATCAGGGTAATTCCATTGTACTCAATTTTAAAGGGAAGCCTGTAATCAAATTACCCCCTGCGGTGGAAAGCATAGAAACCGTTACGCTTAACTACAGCAAAATGCAGGAATTTCGCAACGAATTTACCGTGGGACTGGATTGGGACGGTTTTGAATTTAAGAAGTGA
- a CDS encoding outer membrane protein transport protein has translation MRKICIAVCLVAFTCFQAVAGGYQVRIQGQRQTGMGLTGTSLLMDASNIFYNPGGLALLKNKSSISLGASGIFSNVTFHAKGSDYEARTDNPLRTPLYLYVSHKVSKKFTVGFGLYTPYGSTAKWDEDWEGRYLIQDISLKAFYFQPTVSYQLNEKLGIGLGLIYATGDVTIHKALPYNSQDVTGQLELKGKTANYGFNAGIFYKATDKLNIGLDYRSKITMKLRDGDATFTTPEAIHQQGIPEDNKFDADLPMPANFDVGVSYQATEKLLVALELNWVVWNVYDSLSFKFKESGEKLNSSNPRKYHDSFIPRLGLQYRLCDKIQLRAGVYYDATPTNKDYFNPETTSLNTIAFSLGMTYCPMKNLGIDVSYLQLNGLEEERSYEPGNFTGTYKVTNIIPGIGIHYNL, from the coding sequence ATGAGAAAAATCTGCATCGCTGTTTGTCTTGTTGCTTTTACTTGTTTTCAGGCTGTTGCCGGAGGATACCAGGTTAGGATACAGGGACAAAGGCAGACCGGTATGGGATTAACCGGCACGTCGTTGCTTATGGATGCAAGCAACATTTTCTACAACCCGGGTGGCTTGGCATTGCTGAAAAACAAAAGCAGCATTTCGCTGGGTGCCAGTGGAATTTTTTCGAATGTAACATTTCATGCAAAAGGTTCCGATTATGAAGCAAGAACCGATAATCCGCTTCGCACTCCTTTGTACTTGTATGTTAGCCATAAAGTAAGCAAAAAATTTACCGTGGGCTTTGGATTATACACACCTTACGGAAGCACAGCCAAATGGGATGAAGATTGGGAAGGCAGATATCTTATTCAGGATATTTCACTCAAAGCCTTCTATTTTCAACCTACAGTATCGTATCAGTTAAACGAAAAACTGGGTATCGGACTGGGACTAATTTATGCCACCGGCGATGTTACCATTCACAAAGCATTGCCTTATAATAGCCAAGATGTAACAGGCCAGCTTGAGTTGAAAGGAAAAACAGCCAATTATGGTTTTAATGCAGGCATTTTTTACAAAGCTACCGATAAACTAAATATAGGTTTGGATTATCGTTCGAAAATTACGATGAAACTTCGCGACGGAGATGCTACTTTTACCACGCCCGAAGCCATTCATCAACAAGGGATACCCGAAGATAATAAATTTGATGCCGACCTTCCTATGCCTGCAAACTTCGACGTGGGAGTATCGTACCAGGCTACCGAAAAATTACTTGTAGCCCTTGAATTGAACTGGGTAGTGTGGAATGTTTATGATTCACTGAGTTTTAAATTTAAAGAAAGTGGTGAAAAGCTAAATTCGAGCAACCCCCGTAAATACCACGACAGTTTCATTCCCCGCCTGGGTTTGCAATACCGTCTTTGCGACAAAATACAATTGCGTGCCGGAGTGTATTATGACGCAACTCCTACTAATAAGGACTATTTCAATCCTGAAACCACCAGCCTGAATACTATTGCTTTTTCGTTGGGAATGACTTATTGCCCCATGAAAAACCTGGGTATTGATGTGTCGTACCTGCAGTTGAACGGATTGGAAGAAGAACGTTCGTATGAACCCGGAAATTTCACAGGAACTTACAAGGTTACCAATATCATTCCTGGTATAGGTATCCATTATAATCTTTAA
- the thiS gene encoding sulfur carrier protein ThiS: MNIILNNNSETFTGIETLTVDKLLNLKKFSFKMLVIKINGKLIKKEDYTTTTIAEGDDVMVLHLISGG; this comes from the coding sequence ATGAATATCATTCTTAACAATAACTCAGAAACTTTCACCGGCATAGAAACACTTACTGTGGACAAGTTGCTGAACTTAAAGAAGTTTTCTTTTAAAATGCTGGTAATTAAAATCAACGGGAAGCTGATAAAAAAAGAAGACTATACAACTACAACCATTGCCGAAGGTGATGATGTGATGGTTTTGCACCTGATAAGCGGAGGGTGA
- the thiF gene encoding sulfur carrier protein ThiS adenylyltransferase ThiF, whose translation MNNYREILKKKTVGIAGCGGLGSNCAIALARVGIGKLIIADFDVIAESNLNRQYFFFSQIGQKKAFALRENIACIDPKVKVEAYDIKLEPDSIVSLFKNCDVVVEAFDQAAMKQMIIETVLGEMPGKPIVSGMGLAGWGKNNLLTTRRFDNLYICGDMETEVSEYLPPLGPRVGIVANMEANQVMELLLG comes from the coding sequence ATGAACAATTACCGGGAAATACTGAAGAAAAAAACCGTTGGCATTGCGGGCTGCGGTGGGCTGGGTTCCAACTGTGCCATTGCATTGGCAAGAGTTGGTATAGGCAAACTTATCATAGCTGATTTTGATGTGATAGCAGAAAGCAACCTTAACCGCCAGTATTTCTTTTTTAGCCAGATTGGACAGAAAAAGGCTTTTGCTCTCAGAGAAAATATTGCATGCATTGATCCGAAAGTAAAAGTAGAAGCTTACGACATCAAACTGGAGCCGGATTCTATTGTATCACTTTTCAAAAACTGTGATGTGGTGGTGGAAGCTTTCGATCAGGCTGCGATGAAACAGATGATTATAGAAACCGTTCTTGGCGAAATGCCTGGAAAACCCATCGTTTCGGGCATGGGACTTGCCGGCTGGGGAAAGAATAACCTGCTTACCACCCGGAGATTTGATAATTTGTACATTTGCGGTGATATGGAAACGGAAGTTTCGGAATACCTTCCGCCATTGGGTCCGCGTGTAGGCATTGTTGCAAACATGGAAGCAAACCAGGTGATGGAACTGCTTCTTGGATAA
- a CDS encoding helix-turn-helix domain-containing protein translates to MQILIGTIIREYCDNNKITVKKLAALVGVTPDALYKMIRSNQISINLLQRISAALNFNFFSYYGATTESESNKQELEALRSAFASQKQEMDQMKIRMQLLEQENTYLKQINRLLEGKSITN, encoded by the coding sequence ATGCAAATATTAATCGGAACCATCATCAGGGAATACTGCGACAATAACAAGATAACTGTAAAAAAACTGGCTGCATTGGTAGGCGTTACCCCTGATGCCCTTTACAAGATGATACGGAGTAATCAGATTTCCATCAATCTGCTTCAGCGTATTTCCGCAGCACTTAATTTCAATTTTTTTTCGTATTATGGTGCAACCACCGAATCCGAATCCAATAAACAGGAATTGGAAGCACTGCGCAGTGCTTTTGCGTCGCAAAAACAGGAAATGGACCAAATGAAAATTCGGATGCAGTTGCTTGAGCAGGAAAACACCTATCTAAAACAAATCAACCGGCTACTGGAAGGGAAATCAATTACGAATTAA
- a CDS encoding MATE family efflux transporter: MERKIPSYRDIWNISYPIILSLVAQNVINVTDTAFLGRVGEVELGASAIGGLFYISLYMLGFGFAVGGQILIARRNGEQKLYETGKIFDNSLFFLLALALFLFLFIKFLSPVILKKFIASSGVYVATHEFLRYRIYGLFFAFINVIFRAFYIGITKTKLLTFSAVMMAVVNVILGWCLIFGNWGFPKMGIAGAAIASVIAEASSAVFFIVLTFLTVDLKKYNLFRFRKIEIPVIKKTLNISVFVMLQNFVSLAGWFVFFMIVEHMGEHNLAISNIIRSIYLVLMIPLWGFSSAVNTLVSNSLGEGKPDKVIPVIRKVIRLSLLSTLAIIVVSALFPHQIIGIYTSDQSLINSTLPTLYVILGAMVLFSVSLIIFSGVSGTANTNIAMLIELFTIGVYLFAVYLLAVVYRFPIEIVWCCEYIYFIILGSLSVLYLRTGKWRLKVV, translated from the coding sequence ATGGAACGGAAGATTCCTTCGTACCGCGACATCTGGAATATTTCTTACCCTATCATTCTGAGTCTGGTTGCCCAGAATGTGATTAACGTTACTGACACTGCCTTCCTTGGCAGGGTGGGTGAGGTGGAATTAGGGGCTTCTGCCATTGGTGGGCTATTTTATATCTCCCTTTACATGTTGGGATTTGGCTTCGCTGTTGGCGGGCAAATCCTCATAGCACGCCGCAACGGAGAACAAAAACTGTACGAAACTGGCAAAATTTTCGATAACAGCTTATTCTTCCTTCTTGCACTGGCTTTGTTTTTATTTCTTTTCATAAAATTTCTATCCCCTGTCATTCTGAAGAAGTTCATTGCCTCAAGTGGGGTATATGTGGCTACTCATGAGTTTTTGCGTTACCGAATCTATGGACTGTTTTTCGCCTTTATCAATGTTATATTCAGGGCATTTTATATTGGTATTACCAAAACAAAGTTGCTTACATTCAGTGCTGTGATGATGGCAGTTGTAAATGTAATCCTGGGATGGTGTCTTATTTTCGGCAACTGGGGTTTCCCTAAAATGGGCATAGCTGGAGCAGCCATAGCCTCGGTGATAGCAGAAGCCAGTTCGGCAGTATTTTTTATCGTTCTCACTTTTCTTACGGTTGACCTGAAAAAATATAATCTTTTTCGTTTCCGGAAAATCGAAATACCGGTGATAAAAAAGACACTGAACATCTCAGTATTTGTGATGCTTCAGAATTTTGTTTCATTAGCAGGATGGTTCGTGTTTTTTATGATAGTGGAACACATGGGCGAACATAATCTTGCCATTTCGAATATTATCAGGAGTATTTATCTTGTATTGATGATTCCTTTATGGGGGTTTAGTTCGGCAGTGAATACGCTGGTGAGTAATTCGCTTGGAGAAGGAAAACCCGACAAGGTTATTCCTGTCATTAGAAAGGTTATCAGGCTAAGTTTGCTTTCAACACTGGCTATAATAGTGGTTTCGGCTCTTTTTCCACACCAGATTATCGGCATTTATACTTCGGACCAATCACTTATTAACAGTACATTACCTACGTTGTATGTAATACTGGGTGCAATGGTATTGTTTTCTGTTTCCCTTATAATTTTCAGCGGGGTGTCGGGTACTGCCAACACAAATATTGCCATGCTGATTGAGCTTTTTACTATAGGGGTTTACCTTTTTGCAGTATACCTACTGGCAGTAGTTTACCGTTTCCCTATCGAAATTGTGTGGTGCTGCGAATACATCTATTTTATTATCCTCGGCAGCCTCTCGGTGCTGTATCTAAGGACAGGGAAATGGCGGCTCAAGGTGGTATGA